A genomic window from Astatotilapia calliptera chromosome 12, fAstCal1.2, whole genome shotgun sequence includes:
- the LOC113033548 gene encoding granzyme K-like — translation MSCLKNFSLLISCVLLFIIQPGRGSEIINGKEVEPHSLPYMAYLRTVTNSWCGGTLIHPQWVLTAAHCTGSYWVILGAHSRTKNESSKHQRVVEKSFPHPDYCCARLDDDLMLLKLKEPVRKTRAVQWLEVGNTVRDPAAGSTCLVAGWGETENNQTSDVLKSVNVTVVDRQTCNSRDYYNHRPEITKHMICAGSDGTNVADTCQGDSGGPLLCDGALVGVTSFGRGCGIITKPGIYSFVSERQLYWIKTTMKLF, via the exons atgtccTGCCTGAAGAATTTCAGTCTCCTCATCTCATGTgtgctcctcttcatcatccagCCAG gtCGTGGTTCTGAGATTATTAATGGGAAAGAAGTCGAGCCACACTCACTGCCTTACATGGCCTATCTTAGAACTGTGACTAATTCTTGGTGTGGAGGGACATTAATCCATCCACAGTGGGTGCTGACAGCTGCCCACTGCACTGG gagTTACTGGGTGATCCTGGGAGCCCACTCCAGAACGAAAAACGAAAGTTCCAAGCATCAAAGAGTCGTTGAGAAAAGTTTTCCTCATCCTGACTACTGTTGTGCAAGGTTGGACGATGACCTCATGTTGCTGAAG cTTAAAGAACCGGTGAGGAAAACCAGGGCAGTGCAGTGGCTCGAGGTTGGCAACACTGTGAGAGACCCGGCAGCTGGCAGCACGTGTCTGGTGGCTGGATGGGGAGAAACCGAAAACAACCAAACATCAGACGTCCTCAAGTCTGTCAATGTGACTGTGGTGGACAGACAGACGTGCAACTCTCGTGATTATTACAACCACAGACCTGAGATCACCAAACACATGATATGTGCTGGTTCAGATGGTACAAACGTCGCTGATACCTGTCAG GGGGATTCAGGAGGGCCGCTGTTGTGCGATGGAGCGCTGGTTGGAGTCACTTCTTTTGGACGGGGTTGTGGTATCATTACAAAACCTGGAATCTACTCGTTTGTCTCAGAGAGACAGCTGTACTGGATCAAAACCACGATGAAGTTATTCTAA